The following coding sequences are from one Candidatus Zixiibacteriota bacterium window:
- a CDS encoding PLP-dependent aminotransferase family protein, whose amino-acid sequence MAKMRFSTMTTRLRRSEIRELLKLTRTPGTISFGGGLPDPVVFPREAVEAASKRAIRERGDLALQYSPTEGEPFLKEQLAAYMQRHDEIARPEDMLVVSSSQQALDLLGRIFIDPGDPVLIERPTYVGSIQAWRALDADFQGVDMDDDGIIPEKLDAKIRELVDGGRPPKFIYVIPDFQNPSGINLSLERRHEVLAIASRYDLPIIEDSPYRELRFSGELIPSMYSLDTERRVILMKTLSKIYTPGFRLGWIVAPPDVLDKLIMVKQGADLCTSAYVSIITGYLFEDGAIERQVERCRDLYARKADVMLAAMEREMPKIPGLWWSKPTGGMFLWLRMPNHMDTMEMIHDAINLKVAYVVGTAFYTDGSGRNEMRLNYSYPTEEQIELGVERLGKLIRMRVRGEKRAGKTPADDTDEEECAACADTGDRTSEQDR is encoded by the coding sequence ATGGCGAAAATGCGATTTTCCACGATGACGACGCGACTGCGTCGCAGCGAGATCCGCGAACTTCTGAAACTCACGCGGACCCCCGGAACGATCTCGTTCGGCGGCGGCCTGCCCGACCCGGTGGTGTTTCCCCGGGAGGCGGTCGAAGCGGCATCCAAGCGGGCTATCCGGGAACGCGGCGATCTCGCACTCCAGTACAGTCCGACGGAAGGGGAACCGTTCCTCAAGGAGCAGCTCGCGGCGTACATGCAGCGCCACGACGAAATCGCCCGCCCCGAGGACATGTTGGTTGTCTCGTCCTCACAGCAGGCGCTCGACCTGCTCGGCCGAATCTTCATCGACCCGGGCGACCCGGTCCTTATCGAACGGCCCACCTATGTGGGCTCGATCCAGGCCTGGCGGGCCCTCGACGCCGACTTCCAGGGAGTCGACATGGATGACGACGGAATCATCCCGGAGAAACTTGACGCCAAGATCCGGGAGCTGGTCGATGGCGGCCGCCCGCCCAAATTCATCTACGTCATCCCCGACTTCCAGAACCCCTCCGGAATCAACCTCTCGCTGGAACGCCGCCACGAGGTGCTCGCGATTGCCTCGCGTTACGATCTGCCGATTATCGAAGACAGCCCCTACCGCGAACTCCGGTTCTCCGGCGAGCTGATCCCGTCGATGTACTCCCTGGATACCGAGCGGCGGGTGATCCTCATGAAGACGCTGTCGAAGATTTACACGCCGGGATTCCGCCTCGGCTGGATTGTCGCTCCGCCCGACGTGCTCGACAAGCTCATCATGGTCAAACAGGGCGCCGACCTGTGCACCTCGGCCTATGTCTCGATCATCACCGGCTACTTGTTCGAAGACGGGGCGATCGAGCGACAGGTTGAGCGCTGCCGCGATCTCTACGCCCGCAAGGCCGACGTGATGCTGGCGGCGATGGAGCGCGAGATGCCCAAAATCCCCGGGCTCTGGTGGTCCAAACCGACCGGCGGCATGTTCCTCTGGCTGCGCATGCCGAATCACATGGACACCATGGAAATGATCCACGATGCGATCAACCTGAAAGTCGCCTACGTGGTCGGCACAGCGTTCTACACCGACGGCTCCGGCCGCAACGAGATGCGGCTCAACTACTCCTACCCGACCGAAGAGCAGATCGAACTGGGCGTCGAACGTCTCGGCAAACTCATCCGCATGCGCGTGCGCGGCGAAAAGCGCGCGGGAAAGACGCCTGCCGACGACACCGACGAAGAAGAGTGTGCGGCTTGCGCTGACACCGGCGACCGCACATCGGAGCAGGATAGGTAG
- a CDS encoding DUF4328 domain-containing protein: MTHPQGPPPYPTQAYTAGYGDAAGSCHTYAAPPPPGYAQPLSARGRAVATVYALGVTLLFHLISIPLLLWENSLVQRYGMAIWDGGIAEGEFGAWGLVTFGNALFLIAATVTTVVLFLMWIHRAYRVLEVNKVAGLKATAGWAVGWWFIPIANLVKPFEVTKEIFVRSERPPAGGAPWGAGPTPAPAGFVVSTAQSRESSWIVGAWWLTWLAASFATNLSGFLSGAFYGLGGNNQPTAEQYVRGNLLDIGATVLFILAGVLAIMVVRDIDRRQHRAFSQQPAPLPPSAWPR; encoded by the coding sequence ATGACGCACCCGCAAGGCCCCCCCCCTTACCCGACCCAGGCCTACACCGCCGGATACGGCGACGCGGCCGGGAGCTGCCACACCTACGCCGCCCCGCCGCCGCCCGGCTACGCCCAGCCGCTCTCGGCCCGCGGGCGAGCCGTCGCGACCGTCTACGCCCTCGGCGTCACTCTCCTGTTCCACCTGATCTCGATCCCGCTCCTGCTCTGGGAGAACAGCCTGGTCCAGCGCTACGGCATGGCGATCTGGGACGGCGGCATTGCGGAGGGGGAATTCGGCGCCTGGGGGCTCGTGACTTTCGGCAACGCCCTGTTCCTGATCGCCGCGACCGTCACCACGGTCGTCCTCTTTCTCATGTGGATCCACCGCGCCTACCGGGTGCTCGAAGTGAATAAGGTCGCCGGCCTGAAAGCGACCGCCGGGTGGGCGGTCGGCTGGTGGTTCATCCCGATAGCCAACCTGGTGAAGCCGTTCGAGGTGACCAAAGAGATCTTCGTGCGGAGCGAGCGGCCGCCGGCTGGCGGAGCGCCCTGGGGAGCCGGTCCGACGCCGGCCCCGGCCGGGTTCGTCGTGAGCACCGCCCAGTCGAGAGAATCCTCGTGGATCGTCGGCGCCTGGTGGCTGACCTGGCTGGCGGCCTCGTTCGCCACCAACCTCTCCGGGTTTTTGTCGGGGGCGTTCTACGGACTGGGCGGCAACAACCAGCCGACCGCGGAGCAGTATGTCCGCGGCAACCTGCTGGACATCGGCGCCACCGTGCTGTTCATTTTGGCGGGCGTACTCGCCATCATGGTGGTCCGCGACATCGACCGCCGCCAGCACCGCGCTTTCAGCCAGCAGCCGGCCCCGCTGCCTCCGTCGGCCTGGCCGCGCTGA
- a CDS encoding HNH endonuclease, with product MQTSSLVNRRVLLLNQNYEPLSVCSAKRAIVLVIEGKAEMIESADGLKLRTVRTSYSLPSVVRLWNFRKVPLKRIMLTRKNIILRDDGRCQYCGANKGPMTVDHVIPRTEGGSDSWSNLVCACERCNNLKGNRTPEQAGMGLLRRPTRPSYITFIQRNYGVADQWRPYLFLDYNNGTTYTT from the coding sequence ATGCAGACATCATCGCTAGTCAACCGGCGCGTTCTGCTTTTGAACCAGAACTACGAACCGCTCTCGGTGTGTTCGGCCAAGCGGGCGATCGTCCTGGTCATCGAGGGTAAAGCCGAGATGATCGAGTCGGCCGACGGTCTCAAGCTGCGCACCGTGCGGACCTCCTACTCCCTGCCCAGCGTGGTTCGCCTCTGGAACTTCCGCAAAGTCCCCCTCAAACGGATCATGCTCACGCGGAAAAACATCATTCTCCGCGACGACGGCCGGTGCCAGTACTGCGGCGCCAACAAGGGGCCGATGACGGTCGACCACGTCATTCCCCGGACCGAGGGGGGCAGCGACTCCTGGTCCAACCTTGTGTGCGCCTGTGAGCGGTGCAACAACCTGAAAGGCAATCGGACGCCGGAGCAAGCCGGGATGGGGCTGCTGCGAAGACCGACCCGCCCGAGTTACATCACGTTCATCCAGCGCAACTACGGGGTCGCCGACCAGTGGCGGCCTTACCTGTTCCTCGACTACAACAACGGAACGACATACACAACGTAG